A part of Anabas testudineus chromosome 9, fAnaTes1.2, whole genome shotgun sequence genomic DNA contains:
- the b4galt7 gene encoding beta-1,4-galactosyltransferase 7 isoform X1, producing MMYSSRRKPVLYFKEERRFLSGKCTVYKLFGLCMVLVLVSLLWLQLSCSGEMSSSVHEDRRFPQQQQPPLPCPSDSQASSVDDPSWGPHKLALIVPFRERFEELLVFVPFMHTFLNKKKIRHKILIVNQVDHYRFNRASLINVGYLESGNDTDYLAMHDVDLLPLNDALDYGFPEDGPFHVASPELHPLYHYKTYVGGILLLTKKHYHMCNGMSNRFWGWGREDDEFYRRLRKAELQLFRPSGITTGYKTFHHIHDPAWRKRDQKRVASQKQEQFKVDPEGGLSNLRYQVESRQELTVSGAPCIVINTKLECDLNQTPWCVLA from the exons ATGATGTATTCATCGAGGAGGAAGCCTGTCCTTTACTTCAAGGAGGAGAGAAG GTTCCTGTCTGGTAAATGTACGGTCTACAAGCTGTTCGGCCTCTGCATGGTGCTCGTGCTCGTCTCTCTGCTctggctgcagctcagctgCTCAGGGGAAATGTCCTCGTCGGTGCACGAGGACAGACGTTtcccccagcagcagcagcccccgCTCCCCTGCCCCTCTGACAGTCAGGCGTCTTCAGTGGATGATCCCTCTTGGGGTCCTCACAAACTGGCCCTCATTGTCCCCTTCAGGGAGCGCTTCGAGGAGCTGCTGGTGTTTGTTCCCTTCATGCACACGTTCCTCAACAAGAAGAAGATCCGCCACAAGATCCTCATCGTGAACCAGGTGGATCACTACAG ATTCAATCGAGCGTCTCTGATCAACGTGGGCTACCTGGAGAGTGGTAACGACACTGACTACCTGGCAATGCATGACGTGGATCTGCTTCCCTTGAATGATGCTCTGGACTACGGTTTCCCTGAGGATGGACCTTTCCACGTGGCCTCACCTGAGCTGCACCCGCTCTACCACTACAAAACCTATGTAGGAGGAATCCTGCTGCTCACCAAGAAACACTACCACATG TGTAATGGGATGTCAAATCGGTTTTGGGGTTGGGGCAGGGAGGACGACGAGTTCTACAGGAGACTGAGAAAAGCTGAACTTCAG ctgTTCAGACCGAGTGGAATCACTACAGGATATAAAACCTTCCACCACATCCATGACCCGgcctggaggaagagagaccAGAAGAGAGTGGCGTCTCAGAAACAG GAGCAGTTTAAGGTGGACCCAGAAGGGGGGCTCTCCAACCTTCGTTACCAGGTGGAGTCCAGACAGGAGCTGACCGTCAGCGGCGCTCCCTGCATTGTCATCAACACCAAACTGGAATGTGACCTGAACCAGACGCCCTGGTGTGTTCTGGCATAG
- the b4galt7 gene encoding beta-1,4-galactosyltransferase 7 isoform X2 yields MVLVLVSLLWLQLSCSGEMSSSVHEDRRFPQQQQPPLPCPSDSQASSVDDPSWGPHKLALIVPFRERFEELLVFVPFMHTFLNKKKIRHKILIVNQVDHYRFNRASLINVGYLESGNDTDYLAMHDVDLLPLNDALDYGFPEDGPFHVASPELHPLYHYKTYVGGILLLTKKHYHMCNGMSNRFWGWGREDDEFYRRLRKAELQLFRPSGITTGYKTFHHIHDPAWRKRDQKRVASQKQEQFKVDPEGGLSNLRYQVESRQELTVSGAPCIVINTKLECDLNQTPWCVLA; encoded by the exons ATGGTGCTCGTGCTCGTCTCTCTGCTctggctgcagctcagctgCTCAGGGGAAATGTCCTCGTCGGTGCACGAGGACAGACGTTtcccccagcagcagcagcccccgCTCCCCTGCCCCTCTGACAGTCAGGCGTCTTCAGTGGATGATCCCTCTTGGGGTCCTCACAAACTGGCCCTCATTGTCCCCTTCAGGGAGCGCTTCGAGGAGCTGCTGGTGTTTGTTCCCTTCATGCACACGTTCCTCAACAAGAAGAAGATCCGCCACAAGATCCTCATCGTGAACCAGGTGGATCACTACAG ATTCAATCGAGCGTCTCTGATCAACGTGGGCTACCTGGAGAGTGGTAACGACACTGACTACCTGGCAATGCATGACGTGGATCTGCTTCCCTTGAATGATGCTCTGGACTACGGTTTCCCTGAGGATGGACCTTTCCACGTGGCCTCACCTGAGCTGCACCCGCTCTACCACTACAAAACCTATGTAGGAGGAATCCTGCTGCTCACCAAGAAACACTACCACATG TGTAATGGGATGTCAAATCGGTTTTGGGGTTGGGGCAGGGAGGACGACGAGTTCTACAGGAGACTGAGAAAAGCTGAACTTCAG ctgTTCAGACCGAGTGGAATCACTACAGGATATAAAACCTTCCACCACATCCATGACCCGgcctggaggaagagagaccAGAAGAGAGTGGCGTCTCAGAAACAG GAGCAGTTTAAGGTGGACCCAGAAGGGGGGCTCTCCAACCTTCGTTACCAGGTGGAGTCCAGACAGGAGCTGACCGTCAGCGGCGCTCCCTGCATTGTCATCAACACCAAACTGGAATGTGACCTGAACCAGACGCCCTGGTGTGTTCTGGCATAG